The Oncorhynchus kisutch isolate 150728-3 unplaced genomic scaffold, Okis_V2 Okis02a-Okis13b_hom, whole genome shotgun sequence genome includes the window accagaacgtcacaacacacacagtaaaccagaacgtcacaacacacacagtaaaccggtaggtcacaacacacacagtaaaccagtaggtcacaacacatacagtaaaccagtaggtcacaacacatacagtaaaccggtaggtcacaacacacacagtaaaccagtaggtcacaacacacagtaaaccagtaggtcacaacacacacagtaaaccagaacgtcacaacacaaacagtaaaccagtaggtcacaacacacacagtaaaccagtaggtcacaacacacacagtaaaccagtaggtcacaacacatacagtaaaccagtaggtcacaacacatacagtaaaccggtaggtcacaacacacacagtaaaccagtaggtcacaacacacacagtaaaccagtaggtcacaacacatacagtaaaccagtaggtcacaacacatacagtaaaccggtaggtcacaacacacacagtaaaccggtaggtcacaacacacacagtaaaccagtaggtcacaacacacacagtaaaccagaacgtcacaacacacacagtaaaccagaacgtcacaacacacacagtaaaccagaacgtcacaacacacacagtaaaccagaacgtcacaacacacacagtaaaccagaacgtcacaacacacacagtaaaccagaacgtcacaacacacacagtaaaccagaacgtcacaacacacacagtaaaccagaacgtcacaacacacacagtaaaacagaacgtcacaacacacacagtaaaccggtaggtcacaacacatacagtaaaccagtaggtcacaacacatacagtaaaccagtaggtcacaacacacagtaaaccagtaggtcacaacacacacagtaaaccagaacgtcacaacacacacagtaaaccagtaggtcacaacacacacagtaaaccagtaggtcacaacacacacagtaaaccagtaggtcacaacacacacagtaaaccagtaggtcacaacacacagtaaaccagtaggtcacaacacacacagtaaaccagaacgtcacaacacacacagtaaaccagtaggtcacaacacacacagtaaaccagtaggtcacaacacatacagtaaaccagtaggtcacaacacatacagtaaaccagtaggtcacaacacacacagtaaaccggtaggtcacaacacacacagtaaaccagtaggtcacaacacatacagtaaaccagtaggtcacaacacatacagtaaaccggtaggtcacaacacacacagtaaaccagtaggtcacaacacacagtaaaccagtaggtcacaacacacacagtaaaccagaacgtcacaacacacacagtaaaccagtaggtcacaacacatacagtaaaccggtaggtcacaacacatacagtaaaccggtaggtcacaacacacacagtaaaccagtaggtcacaacacatacagtaaaccagtaggtcacaacacatacagtaaaccagtaggtcacaacacacacagtaaaccggtaagtcacaacacacacagtaaaccagtaggtcacaacacatacagtaaaccagtaggtcacgacacatacagtaaaccggtaggtcacaacacacacagtaaaccagtaggtcacaacacacacagtaaaccagtaggtcacaacacacacagtaaaccagaacgtcacaacacacacagtaaaccagtaggtcacaacacacacagtaaaccagtaggtcacaacacatacagtaaaccagtaggtcacaacacatacagtaaaccggtaggtcacaacacacacagtaaaccggtaggtcacaacacacagtaaaccagtaggtcacaacacacacagtaaaccagaacgtcacaacacacacagtaaaccagtaggtcacaacacacacagtaaaccagtaggtcacaacacacacagtaaaccagtaggtcacaacacacacagtaaaacagaacgtcacaacacacacagtaaaccggtaggtcacaacacatacagtaaaccagtaggtcacaacacatacagtaaaccagtaggtcacaacacatacagtaaaccagtaggtcacaacacatacagtaaaccagtaggtcacaacacacacagtaaaccggtaggtcacaacacacacagtaaaccagtaggtcacaacacatacagtaaaccagtaggtcacaacacatacagtaaaccggtaggtcacaacacacacagtaaaccagtaggtcacaacacacagtaaaccagtaggtcacaacacacacagtaaaccagaacgtcacaacacacacagtaaaccagtaggtcacaacacacacagtaaaccagtaggtcacaacacacacagtaaaccagtaggtcacaacacatacagtaaaccagtaggtcacaacacatacagtaaaccggtaggtcacaacacacacagtaaaccagtaggtcacaacacacacagtaaaccagtaggtcacaacacatacagtaaaccagtaggtcacaacacatacagtaaaccggtaggtcacaacacacacagtaaaccagtaggtcacaacacacacagtaaaccagaacgtcacaacacacacagtaaaccagtaggtcacaacacacacagtaaaacagaacgtcacaacacacacagtaaaccggtaggtcacaacacatacagtaaaccagtaggtcacaacacatacagtaaaccagtaggtcacaacacatacagtaaaccagtaggtcacaacacacacagtaaaccggtaggtcacaacacacacagtaaaccagtaggtcacaacacatacagtaaaccagtaggtcacgacacatacagtaaaccggtaggtcacaacacacacagtaaaccagtaggtcacaacacacagtaaaccagtaggtcacaacacacacagtaaaccagaacgtcacaacacacacagtaaaccagtaggtcacaacacacacagtaaaccagtaggtcacaacacatacagtaaaccggtaggtcacaacacatacagtaaaccggtaggtcacaacacacagtaaaccagtaggtcacaacacacacagtaaaccagaacgtcacaacacacacagtaaaccagtaggtcacaacacacacagtaaaacagaacgtcacaacacacacagtaaaccggtaggtcacaacacatacagtaaaccggtaggtcacaacacatacagtaaaccagtaggtcacaacacacacagtaaaccggtaggtcacaacacacacagtaaaccagtaggtcacaacacatacagtaaaccagtaggtcacaacacatacagtaaaccggtaggtcacaacacacacagtaaaccagtaggtcacaacacacagtaaaccagtaggtcacaacacacacagtaaaccagaacgtcacaacacacacagtaaaccagaacgtcacaacacacacagtaaaccagaacgtcacaacacacacagtaaaccagaacgtcacaacacacacagtaaaccagaacgtcacaacacacacagtaaaccagaacgtcacaacacacacagtaaaccagaacgtcacaacacacacagtaaaccagaacgtcacaacacacacagtaaaccagaacgtcacaacacacacagtaaaccagaacgtcacaacacacacagtaaaccagaacgtcacaacacacacagtaaaccagaacgtcacaacacacacagtaaaccagaacgtcacaacacacacagtaaaccggtaggtcacaacacatacagtaaaccagtaggtcacaacacatacagtaaaccagtaggtcacaacacacacagtaaaccggtaggtcacaacacacacagtaaaccagtaggtcacaacacacacagtaaaccagtaggtcacaacacatacagtaaaccagtaggtcacaacacatacagtaaaccggtaggtcacaacacacacagtaaaccagtaggtcacaacacacacagtaaaccagaacgtcacaacacacacagtaaaccagaacgtcacaacacacacagtaaaacggaacgtcacaacacacacagtaaaccggaacgtcacaacacacacagtaaaccggtaggtcacaacacatacagtaaaccggtaggtcacaacacacacagtaaaccagtaggtcacaacacacacagtaaaccagtaggtcacaacacacacagtaaaccagtaggtcacaacacacacagtaaaccagtaggtcacaacacacacagtaaaccagtaggtcacaacacacagtaaaccagtaggtcacaacacatacagtaaaccggtaggtcacaacacacagtaaaccggtaggtcacaacacacacagtaaaccggtaggtcacaacacacacagtaaaccagtaggtcacaacatacagtaaaccggtaggtcacaacacacacagtaaaccagaacgtcacaacacatacagtaaaccggtaggtcacaacacacacagtaaaccagtaggtcacaacacacacagtaaaccagtaggtcacaacacacacagtaaaccagtaggtcacaacacatacagtaaaccagtaggtcacaacacatacagtaaaccggtaggtcacaacacacacagtaaaccagaatgtcacaacacacacagtaaaccagtgtCTCAAATAGTAGGTTGATAATACTCTAAAATAGGGCAGTGCTATCCAGGTTTCTCTCTTTATAACTGGAAGTTGACTAAATAAATGAGTTCATATTTTCCATACCCTGATCTCATTCAATTAAATCCATTGATAATCAGGACATGGTTCTTTATCTTATCTATATAGGACATTCTTTATCTATTCAGAGTGTCAAGGTTTGTTAGACCCAGATCAGATCAGCACAAAGACAAACAGGCTCCTCCTGCCTGTTCTAGTTTAGTGAATTTGGCACATACCTGACAGATTCTGTTGTCAATCTGATGTACAGTATCATAGTAGGGTGTTAGGGGACTAAATGAAACGTTGGTTTTAGTGTTATACAGAACACTATTTCATGAGGATAGGACTGACCATTGCTGAGATATCTTATTTTCAAGTTATCGGAAAAGGTAAAAAATGTTGGACAGGTCGATGTTAATCCCTAGTCAATAATGGCAACAAACCACCTGTCTGGATTCTTAGATTCAACACGTTTTGTTCAATATCTCAAGATGTGGTTAATTTGACAAGCCTATTTCCATCCACAGATTTTACGCGAGTAAAGAGTACGTCTGAAAATAATGATCATGACAGCTgcgatggaaacaggaagtttcagtacaattttataaatgctgaCAGATAATCTGTTCGTTTGACATGGTGCAATCATTTTGTGTCTAAAATGAATTATGCAAGTAATGGTGGTGGAAACACCTTTATACACAAATATTggtataataaccatcatatcaaagtaaacttgggAGTCTCGATGAGATGGTGTGTTATCCTCCCACTACAACTCAGGAaaacatgcagtttattaggctacagatgaaatacatTCTGATGAACTTCAGTGATGACCTTGATGCTCctttgagggtcttattctggcgTCATGATGGTCAATCCTTGACTGCCGCTTGCAAATAAAAAGTAGTTATTCTACAGAATCTATAAATGTAGACCTGCCTCCCCACACCGCCTTCCCCAACTGTATCAGAGCTGTTAGCTGGAGCGcaggtgccaagaccagagtaagCACATTTGCTATTTTGCGCAGTTTTTGTAAAGTTGACAATGCGATGGAAAtacattgaactttagatttttttattcagTACACGAAAAAGATGAGtttgtgtgcactacgtcatcacacgCTGTTTGGTGAAAACACCACTGCTGGGAAAATACACAGATTGGTTTTATGTggctaattggatggaaacctagctactgttaAGGAACTTTCAGGACTGATGGAGAACACTGGGATGATTCAAATACAAGTCAAATCGATTCAATGAAAATGCTGTATTAAGCAAATTATCCTAAATGTTTTCAGGTAAGGTGGTCATATTATTAACACATTTTAATGCTTTATGCAAAACTTTGTAACAAATTGTAACCATTTATGAAATGATAACTTTTGATAGTACTTTATCACACACACTGAACTGTAACACAGAAGGCGACTAGCGTAATAACATAGCTTACTTTTAAAAAGGTAGGCCTACAATGGAGTTAGGTTATATAGTAATGTTATTTTTTGTGTTGAGTTACTTTGGTGATGAGAGGATGAACTGCAGCAAATTATTAGCCTAGTCATAGCTAAATAACAGTGAACTAAGCCTGTTTTTAATCGATTGTAAGGCTGTTGCCACTGAATTCTGGTAGTTTATACTTGAAAGAATAAAACCATGAATCCCCAAAAAATTCCCAGCTGGCACATTACAGCCACTGCAGAGCAGCGCTGCCTCTCACCTGGGTTATTACCTCAGCGAACTGTGTCAGCCACTCCCACACAGTTAGCACCCATCATGGAAGTGGGGGTGGCGAAACAGGAATTTGGACCATTCCCTGACAACCCAGTAGCTATGAAGCTCTACTTTGTAACTGGCTGTGTTTTTTTAAGTTTCTCTGAAAACACCTGAATGACAGAAGTGAGGGAAAAACGTTTCACCTGATATTTCAGTGAAAAGACGTCCGATGACCATGAAACAACCTCAGGACTTTCCATTGTCACTTCGATCGTACTCTGATCGGTTGAGGAATACCTTCCGCCAAGAGCAAAATATGAACACACCGATTTCGCGGGTTTCACAAAAAGGTCTTTGAACATCCTTAGCATGGCACTATACCCCAATGTCACATTCAGTATTGTGATTGCCACGTTAATGTTTTCAAATGATTTAATATGTATTTTGATGACCACATTATTGACATTAAGTCAAACAGATTTTTACAATTCTCGCATAATGTCCATTGTATGTCATGTCACTcaacacaataataataataatgtattcgGATATAATCATTtagacttttttttaaatgttaaacaatttaaaggcccaAACTAAACGAAATTCAGAGTAAACTGTTTGAAAACAATCCATACCTGAAAGCGGTCAGGCACATTCAGTTTGGGGGAGGGAATGCCCACCAGGTAGTCCACCAGGACCATGATCATGATGGTCAGGAAGACCGCGAAGTCACTGATGGTCGACCGTACCTGGAACACAGAAGGACAGAGAGTGAGGAGTGCACAGCTGAAAAGAAGAGGTAAAGGTTCACGTATAGAGGATCAAACCAAGGGAGAGAGCAGAGTGGTAGGACCTCAACTCACTAGTACATAGTACACATGCCACTAGTACACATGCCAAACCTTGGTGGGAAAGTAGAGCTTGGTCTTGAACTGcttgaggaaggaggagaggaagaaggtagTGAAGAAGAGGATGACGGACCAGAAGAGGACGTCAGGGATGTAGGGACCATGGTGGCCACAAGCTGGCCCAATAAACTCCCCACGCAGCCTAGAACACTCCTACAACACAGACCGGGGGAAGGACAGTTGAGGGTTGTCAAAATAAACTTTATGTCCATGCATGAAATCAATGTCATTTTACTATTGAAATGGAAAACCAGTACGAGACAGATTACAACAATAAGAAGGTACCATGGACGCCccataagcacacacacgcaagcagacACGCATAAAAACAGACAAACGCatggaaaaacacacacaacttACATCGACATCCAGTTGGGTCCAAGATATTGATTCTGGTGCGACCCCGCTGTGGTTCCAGACCTGCTGGATCTCAGGCGTGGCGTTAACCGGCGGAGAACATTGACATCTGAGACAGAGACTAAACATTAACCGACACCGTTCACCTACTACAACGGACCTAACCAAAACGCCTCCTACAACGGACCTAACCAAAACGCCTCCTACAACGGACCTAACCAAAACGCCTCCTACAACGGACCTAACCAAAACGCCTCCTACAACGGACCTAACCAAAACGCCTCCTACAACGGACCTAACCAAAACGCCTCCTACAACGGACCTAACCAAAACGCCTCCTACAACGGACCTAACCAAAACGCCTCCTACAactgacctaaccaaaacgcCTACTACaactgacctaaccaaaacaccTGAGGTAGTTTGGATGTGCAGAGTACACTTCCTTTAAACTACGTAGAAGGTCGTAGCTCAGCGTTCTAACACGTAGAAGGTCATAGCTCAGCGTTCTAACACGTAGAAGGTCGTAGCTCAGCGTTCTAACACGTAGGTCGTAGCTCAGCGTTCTAACAGGTAGAAGGTCGTAGCTCAGCGTTCTTACACGTAGAACGTCGTAGCTCAGCGTTCTTACACGTAGAAGGTCATAGCTCAGCGTTCTAACACGTAGAAGGTCGTAGCTCAGCGTTCTAACAGGTAGAAGGTCATAGCTCAGCGTTCTTACACGTAGAACGTCGTAGCTCGGCGTTCTTACACGTAGAAGGTCATAGCTCAGCGTTCTAACACGTAGAAGGTCGTAGCTCAGCGTTCTAACAGGTAGAAGGTCGTAGCTCAGCGTTCTTACACGTAGAACGTCGTAGCTCAGCGTTCTTACACGTAGAAGGTCATAGCTCAGCGTTCTAACACGTAGAAGGTCATAGCTCAGCGTTCTAACACGTAGAAGGTCGTAGCTCAGCGTTCTAACAGGTAGAACGTCGTAGCTCAGCGTTCTTACACGTAGAACGTCGTAGCTCAGCGTTCTTACACGTAGAAGGTCATAGCTCAGCGTTCTTACACGTAGAACGTCGTAGCTCAGCGTTCTTACACGTAGAAGGTCATAGCTCAGCGTTCTTACACGTAGAACGTCGTAGCTCAGCGTTCTTACACGTAGAAGATCATAGCTCAGCGTTCTAACACGTAGAAGGTCATAGCTCAGCGTTCTAACACGTAGAAGGTCGTAGCTCAGCGTTCTAACACGTAGAAGGTCATAGCTCAGCGTTCTAACACGTAGAAGGTCGTAGCTCAGCGTTCTAACACGTAGAAGGTCGTAGCTCAGCGTTCTAACACGTAGAAGGTTATAGCTCAGCGTTCTAACACGTAGAAGGTTATAGCTCAGCGTTCTAACACGTAGAAGGTCGTAGCTCAGCGTTCTAACACGTAGAAGGTCGTAGCTCAGCGTTCTAACACGTAGAAGGCCGTAGCTCAGCGTTCTAACACGTAGAAGGTCGTAGCTCAGCATTCTTACACGTAGAACGTCGTAGCTCAGCGTTCTTACATGTAGAAGGTGAGGTTGTCCAGCTTGTTGTTCATGTTGATGGGGTAGAGTTCCCCCAGGTGAACCAGCTTCTCCAGGGCCTCGTAGATGAAGATGATGCAGATGAGCGCTGCGAAGGCTTCCTCCGTGAAGCGGGTGATGTAACAGACAAGGGAGCTGGCGTCCGTGGCAACCAGGACGAGGCACATGAAGGCCGTCCACAGGCCGATGCTGGTCCTCAAGGACAGGTAGGACAGGTCGTAGTCACTGGACAAggtgagatggggacagagggttagggagacaacacacacaatactaaatgtatatgGACAACTTAAAGTACTGGCATTGGTCCTATACAACCCCGATATGTCACAAAATGTGAAATCATTTCAAACTTACAGAAGTAGGAATCCTAAAACTGAATAAGCAACAACCCTCATCCTGAAAAGCAATACTAGATCAGGTCACCTGTTGGACCCTGACCAGGTACACAAGGTCTGGATTTCCAGACTGGGGGGGACGGGAGATACACTATTTACCTTATTGAAGAACTAGGTTTAGAAAAAGCAATGACTCCGGGAATCCCTGTTTGCTTGCAACATCTCTGTGTGGGTGTATGTATGACAGAGAGAGTGGGTGTCTGTCTCTATAAGAGCTAAGGAGAGTGTGAGCCGTGTTAcattcttcctcttctctctgcgACCCTGTtgatcacacacacagaggcgaGCGATAATGGCACCCTGCAGCCTTCCACTGCTGGCCCTGGCCTGCCTGTCTCTGTTGGTCACAGCTCAGCCCACCTGGGGGGACCAGGACACCCCCTCCATGTTCAGACAGATCATGGACACTGTGGCAGAGCTGAAGGCCAAGTCTGACCTAACAGCCAGCGTGCTCGGTAAGATGGACCTGGAAAACATTATGCTGTGACAatttaggttgtgtgtgtgtaagcctgAATTGCCACTGTGTATGTGCAGTGGAAGAGAGAGTGGGGCTGTGTATAAAGATATATGTTACTACAGTGAAAGTGCTGTGTATTCTCCATGTTTCTAGCTATGAAAGAGAGAATGGAATCCATGGAGAAAGAGCTGCAGGCACTGAAAGGTGAGAAAGCATCACCTGTTGTGTGGAGTGTGGTaactgataagaatgtggtgaggTTTCACACACGCAGATGCGTAGACAATTACATGACAACCAATGGTGTGTGATCTGGAATATTGATGTGTGTTGATAAATGAATGAAATGTGCATTCCACAGACATTCCTAAGGTGGCGTTCGCAGCATCACTGGGAGGTAATGGACTCCAAAAGGCAGGAGACTTTAACAAAAAGCTGGTCTACAGAGAGGTCTTGACAAATGTTGGTGGTGCATACAACGtagagacaggtaacacacacacacacacacacacactttaacccTCTCCTCATTCTTCCCCTGTTAAAAAAACCCTGTCCTCTCAGGTGAATTCACGGCTCCGGTTCGTGGAGTCTACTACATCCGGTTCACGGCCAACGCTCCTACAGACGTCACCTTGAGCTCCATGCTGTATAAGAACGGCAGCAAAGTCATTCTGGCCGCTCACGAGAGTCCGTCCGGCGAGGGCAGCGACACGGCGTCTAATGGAGCCACTCTGCTGCTGGAGGAGGGAGACAGTCTGCAAATGATGCTGTGGGCCAACACCCAGGTCTGGGACAACACCAACCACCACAGCACCTTCAGcggcttcctcctcttccctatGCCACAGCAGCTGAAGTAATAGGTCTACATCCCTCTTCCCCATGACACAGCAACCAGAGACAGACCtacatccctcctcttccccatgaCATAGCAGCTGAAGCAATAAGTCTACATCCCTCTTCCCCATGACACAGCAACCAGAGACAGACCtacatccctcctcttccccatgccACAGCAGCTGAAGCAATAGGTtacatccctcctcttccccatgaCACAGCAACCAGAGACAGACCTACATCCCTCTTCCCTATGACACAGCAGCTGGAGCAATAAGTCTACATCCCTCTTCCCCATGACACAGCAACCAGAGACAGACCtacatccctcctcttccccatgccACAGCAGCTGAAGCAATAGGTCtacatccctcctcttccccatgccACAGCAGCTGAAGCAATAGGTCtacatccctcctcttccccatgccACAGCAGCTGAAGCAATAGGTCtacatccctcctcttccccatgccACAGCAGCTGAAGCAATAGGTCtacatccctcctcttccccatgccACAGCAGCTTAAGCAATAGGTCTACATCCCTCTTCCCCATGCCACAGCAGCTGAAGCAATAGGTCTACATCCCTCTTCCTCATGCCACAGCAGCTGAAGCAATAAGTCTACATCCCTCTTCCCCATGCCACAGCAGCTGAAGCAATAGGTTACATCCCTCTTCCCCATGACACAGCAACCAGAGACAGACCtacatccctcctcttccccatgaCACAGCAGCTGAAGCAATAGGTCTACATCCCTCTTCCCCATGCCACAGCAGCTGAAGCAATAGGTCTACACCCCTCTTCCCCATGACACAGCAACCAGAGACAGGTGTACATACACAGTAGAATTGTTTTCAACTGTTGTTAAATCATTGACTGAATTAAAAATAATATTGAGGTGAAAGTCTGCTTATTCTgttattataaataagaatttgttcttaactgacttgcctagttaaataaggttaagcttctgaagctaagcagggttgttcCTGGTCAGtcactggatgggagaccagatgctgctggaagtggtgttggagggccagtaggaggcactctttactctggtctaaaaaatatcccaatgccccagggcagtgattggcaACTGCCCTGTGTAgtgtgccgtctttcggatgggacgttaaacgggtgttctgactctctaaGGTCATTaaatatcccatggcacttatcgttagagtaggggtgttaaccccagtgtcctggctaaattcccaagctgtccctcataccatcatgaccacctaatcatccccagcttacaattggctcattcatccccctcctctcccctgtaactattccctaggtcgttgctgtaaatgagaacgtgttctcagtcaacttacctggtaaaataacgttaaaaaatatattaaaaaataagtAAAATATTCTGCATATTAGACTGGGATTTTAGCTTATACCTCTTACCTCCAGTGGGACCATCAGTTATTGTCCAGTAGATGAAAGATAAATTATCTTAACCCCTGGCATGATCTTTTCTCATTGAGTACTTGGGGCTAATACCATAATACACCACAACTTGATTACAGATGATGGTCACTTCTGTTTCAGTTGAGTGTAGGTGTCAGTCTTCTCTTTACCAGCAGATGGCACTATAGTAACACCATTTCCAGATCTGGTTTACAGTAGTCTGGCCACCAGCCCTGTCCCTTTACAATGTGAACAGGCTTTCAAGTTGTAGGCCACCTTTAAATCTGatgttagtgctgggctgtatAGGTTCCCATCATATTGCTCAACAAATCATTCCAGAtgaaggaaggaaaggagacaagaaaAAGGTGACAAGAAAGGAGGCAGGGTTCACATTCTGACACATGGAATTCCATGACATCTCCATGACTTAACATTTCCATCAACCAACAATTGGCGGCGTCtatatgtataaaaaaaaaaaatctgtctctGATCCCATATACAATCTCCTGTCGTCAGCGTAATGTGGTAACACTGGGAGGCTGCTCCCTGATCCCATGTAACATCTCCTGTAgttaagcaaggcacttaacttaGCAAAAAAAGacacgtccccttttc containing:
- the LOC116359310 gene encoding complement C1q-like protein 4; protein product: MAPCSLPLLALACLSLLVTAQPTWGDQDTPSMFRQIMDTVAELKAKSDLTASVLAMKERMESMEKELQALKDIPKVAFAASLGGNGLQKAGDFNKKLVYREVLTNVGGAYNVETGEFTAPVRGVYYIRFTANAPTDVTLSSMLYKNGSKVILAAHESPSGEGSDTASNGATLLLEEGDSLQMMLWANTQVWDNTNHHSTFSGFLLFPMPQQLK